From the genome of Chionomys nivalis chromosome 19, mChiNiv1.1, whole genome shotgun sequence, one region includes:
- the LOC130862209 gene encoding H-2 class I histocompatibility antigen, L-D alpha chain-like isoform X2, with the protein MGAMAPRTLLLLLAAALAPTQTRAGSHSLRYFYTAVSRPGLGEPRFISVGYVDDTQFVRYDSDAETPRMEPRAPWIEKEGPEYWELNTRNVKNAEQNFRVNLKTALGYYNQSEGGSHTFQWMYGCEVGSDGRLLRGYSQAAYDGHDYIALNEDLTTWTAADTAAQITKRKWERDGYAERQKAYVEGLCLQYLRRYLENGKAALLRSDPPKAHVTHHPGSKGDVTLRCRALGFYPASITLTWQREEEEQTQDMELVETRPSGDGTFQKWASLVVPSGEEHKYTCHVYHEGLPEPLTLRWEPPQSTVLIIAVIAGLVLLGVIIGAVVAVVRKRRRNTGGKGGNYAPAPV; encoded by the exons ATGGGGGCGATGGCGCCGCGCacgctgctcctgctgctggcgGCCGCCCTGGCCCCGACCCAGACCCGCGCGG GCTCGCACTCGCTGCGGTATTTCTACACCGCCGTGTCCCGGCCCGGCCTCGGGGAGCCCCGGTTCATCTCTGTCGGCTACGTGGACGACACGCAGTTCGTGCGCTACGACAGCGACGCGGAGACTCCGAGGATGGAGCCGCGGGCGCCGTGGATCGAGAAGGAGGGGCCGGAGTATTGGGAGCTGAACACACGGAACGTCAAGAACGCCGAGCAGAATTTCCGAGTGAACCTGAAGACCGCGCTCGGCTATTACAACCAGAGCGAGGGCG GCTCTCACACCTTCCAGTGGATGTACGGCTGTGAGGTGGGGTCGGACGGGCGCCTCCTCCGCGGGTACAGTCAGGCCGCCTACGACGGCCACGATTACATCGCCCTGAACGAGGACCTGACGACGTGGACGGCGGCGGACACGGCGGCGCAGATCACCAAGCGGAAGTGGGAGCGGGATGGTTATGCAGAGAGACAGAAGGCCTACGTGGAGGGCCTGTGCCTGCAGTACCTGCGCAGATACCTGGAGAACGGGAAGGCCGCGCTGCTGCGCTCAG ATCCCCCAAAGGCACATGTGACCCATCATCCTGGGTCTAAAGGTGATGTCACCTTGAGGTGCAGGGCCCTGGGCTTCTACCCTGCCTCCATCACCCTGAcctggcagagggaggaggaggaacagactCAGGACATGGAGCTGGTGGAGACCAGACCTTCTGGGGACGGAACCTTCCAGAAGTGGGCATCTCTGGTGGTGCCTTCTGGGGAGGAGCACAAATACACATGCCATGTGTACCATGAGGGGCTACCTGAGCCCCTCACCCTGAGATGGG AGCCTCCTCAGTCCACGGTCCTCATCATAGCAGTCATTGCTGGTCTGGTTCTCCTTGGAGTGATCATTGGAGCTGTGGTGGCCgttgtgaggaagaggaggagaaacacaG gtggaaaaggagggaacTATGCTCCAGCTCCAG TGTGA
- the LOC130862209 gene encoding H-2 class I histocompatibility antigen, Q10 alpha chain-like isoform X3, with the protein MGAMAPRTLLLLLAAALAPTQTRAGSHSLRYFYTAVSRPGLGEPRFISVGYVDDTQFVRYDSDAETPRMEPRAPWIEKEGPEYWELNTRNVKNAEQNFRVNLKTALGYYNQSEGGSHTFQWMYGCEVGSDGRLLRGYSQAAYDGHDYIALNEDLTTWTAADTAAQITKRKWERDGYAERQKAYVEGLCLQYLRRYLENGKAALLRSDPPKAHVTHHPGSKGDVTLRCRALGFYPASITLTWQREEEEQTQDMELVETRPSGDGTFQKWASLVVPSGEEHKYTCHVYHEGLPEPLTLRWGGKGGNYAPAPANLPVPADRRGHLHPVSSMLS; encoded by the exons ATGGGGGCGATGGCGCCGCGCacgctgctcctgctgctggcgGCCGCCCTGGCCCCGACCCAGACCCGCGCGG GCTCGCACTCGCTGCGGTATTTCTACACCGCCGTGTCCCGGCCCGGCCTCGGGGAGCCCCGGTTCATCTCTGTCGGCTACGTGGACGACACGCAGTTCGTGCGCTACGACAGCGACGCGGAGACTCCGAGGATGGAGCCGCGGGCGCCGTGGATCGAGAAGGAGGGGCCGGAGTATTGGGAGCTGAACACACGGAACGTCAAGAACGCCGAGCAGAATTTCCGAGTGAACCTGAAGACCGCGCTCGGCTATTACAACCAGAGCGAGGGCG GCTCTCACACCTTCCAGTGGATGTACGGCTGTGAGGTGGGGTCGGACGGGCGCCTCCTCCGCGGGTACAGTCAGGCCGCCTACGACGGCCACGATTACATCGCCCTGAACGAGGACCTGACGACGTGGACGGCGGCGGACACGGCGGCGCAGATCACCAAGCGGAAGTGGGAGCGGGATGGTTATGCAGAGAGACAGAAGGCCTACGTGGAGGGCCTGTGCCTGCAGTACCTGCGCAGATACCTGGAGAACGGGAAGGCCGCGCTGCTGCGCTCAG ATCCCCCAAAGGCACATGTGACCCATCATCCTGGGTCTAAAGGTGATGTCACCTTGAGGTGCAGGGCCCTGGGCTTCTACCCTGCCTCCATCACCCTGAcctggcagagggaggaggaggaacagactCAGGACATGGAGCTGGTGGAGACCAGACCTTCTGGGGACGGAACCTTCCAGAAGTGGGCATCTCTGGTGGTGCCTTCTGGGGAGGAGCACAAATACACATGCCATGTGTACCATGAGGGGCTACCTGAGCCCCTCACCCTGAGATGGG gtggaaaaggagggaacTATGCTCCAGCTCCAG CCAACCTTCCTGTTCCTGCAGACAGGAGGGgacatctccatcctgtctcctcCATGCTGTCCTGA
- the LOC130862209 gene encoding RT1 class I histocompatibility antigen, AA alpha chain-like isoform X1, whose amino-acid sequence MGAMAPRTLLLLLAAALAPTQTRAGSHSLRYFYTAVSRPGLGEPRFISVGYVDDTQFVRYDSDAETPRMEPRAPWIEKEGPEYWELNTRNVKNAEQNFRVNLKTALGYYNQSEGGSHTFQWMYGCEVGSDGRLLRGYSQAAYDGHDYIALNEDLTTWTAADTAAQITKRKWERDGYAERQKAYVEGLCLQYLRRYLENGKAALLRSDPPKAHVTHHPGSKGDVTLRCRALGFYPASITLTWQREEEEQTQDMELVETRPSGDGTFQKWASLVVPSGEEHKYTCHVYHEGLPEPLTLRWEPPQSTVLIIAVIAGLVLLGVIIGAVVAVVRKRRRNTGGKGGNYAPAPGRDSSQSSDVSLPDCKV is encoded by the exons ATGGGGGCGATGGCGCCGCGCacgctgctcctgctgctggcgGCCGCCCTGGCCCCGACCCAGACCCGCGCGG GCTCGCACTCGCTGCGGTATTTCTACACCGCCGTGTCCCGGCCCGGCCTCGGGGAGCCCCGGTTCATCTCTGTCGGCTACGTGGACGACACGCAGTTCGTGCGCTACGACAGCGACGCGGAGACTCCGAGGATGGAGCCGCGGGCGCCGTGGATCGAGAAGGAGGGGCCGGAGTATTGGGAGCTGAACACACGGAACGTCAAGAACGCCGAGCAGAATTTCCGAGTGAACCTGAAGACCGCGCTCGGCTATTACAACCAGAGCGAGGGCG GCTCTCACACCTTCCAGTGGATGTACGGCTGTGAGGTGGGGTCGGACGGGCGCCTCCTCCGCGGGTACAGTCAGGCCGCCTACGACGGCCACGATTACATCGCCCTGAACGAGGACCTGACGACGTGGACGGCGGCGGACACGGCGGCGCAGATCACCAAGCGGAAGTGGGAGCGGGATGGTTATGCAGAGAGACAGAAGGCCTACGTGGAGGGCCTGTGCCTGCAGTACCTGCGCAGATACCTGGAGAACGGGAAGGCCGCGCTGCTGCGCTCAG ATCCCCCAAAGGCACATGTGACCCATCATCCTGGGTCTAAAGGTGATGTCACCTTGAGGTGCAGGGCCCTGGGCTTCTACCCTGCCTCCATCACCCTGAcctggcagagggaggaggaggaacagactCAGGACATGGAGCTGGTGGAGACCAGACCTTCTGGGGACGGAACCTTCCAGAAGTGGGCATCTCTGGTGGTGCCTTCTGGGGAGGAGCACAAATACACATGCCATGTGTACCATGAGGGGCTACCTGAGCCCCTCACCCTGAGATGGG AGCCTCCTCAGTCCACGGTCCTCATCATAGCAGTCATTGCTGGTCTGGTTCTCCTTGGAGTGATCATTGGAGCTGTGGTGGCCgttgtgaggaagaggaggagaaacacaG gtggaaaaggagggaacTATGCTCCAGCTCCAG GCAGGGACAGTTCCCAGAGCTCCGATGTGTCTCTCCCAGACTGTAAAG TGTGA
- the LOC130862217 gene encoding dr1-associated corepressor-like codes for MPSKKKYNARFPPARIKKIMQTDEEIGKVAAAVPVIISRALKLFLESLLKKACQVTQSRNAKTMTTSHLKQCIELEQQFDFLKDLVASVPDMQGDGEDNHLDGDKGPRRWTVPSRRGRKPGSSGRKNGGTGSKGKDKKLSGTDSEQEDESEDTDTDGEEAPQPPPQASHPPAHFQSPPTPFMPFASPLPLPPAPPGPSAPDAEDEEDYDS; via the coding sequence ATGCCAAGCAAGAAGAAGTACAACGCGCGGTTTCCGCCGGCGCGGATCAAGAAGATCATGCAGACGGACGAAGAGATTGGGAAGGTGGCAGCAGCTGTGCCTGTCATCATCTCCCGGGCGCTCAAGCTCTTCCTGGAGTCCCTGTTGAAGAAGGCTTGTCAGGTGACCCAGTCTCGAAATGCCAAAACCATGACCACGTCCCACCTGAAACAGTGCATTGAGCTGGAGCAGCAGTTTGACTTCTTGAAAGACTTGGTGGCATCCGTGCCCGACATgcagggggatggggaagacaacCACTTGGATGGAGACAAGGGTCCTAGAAGATGGACTGTGCCTTCCCGAAGGGGCCGGAAACCAGGCAGCAGTGGCAGGAAGAACGGAGGCACTGGAAGCAAAGGCAAAGACAAGAAGCTGTCTGGGACAGACTCGGAACAGGAGGATGAGTCTGAGGACACAGACACTGATGGAGAAGAGGCACCACAGCCTCCACCCCAAGCCAGTCACCCCCCTGCCCACTTTCAGAGCCCTCCAACCCCCTTCATGCCCTTCGCCTCTCCTCTGCCTTTGCCCCCAGCGCCCCCTGGCCCCTCAGCACCTGATGCAGAGGATGAAGAAGACTATGACTCCTAG